The sequence TTACTTCCCAGCACTGGAAGTAAGGCTTCATAAAGCCCATCAACCGGAAAATTCAGCACTCTCATTCCGCTGATTTAAGCCGTTCGCAACAAACACCCAGTGGAGGTTCCATGCGTTTCACCATTTTGCTGACAGCGATACTGATGACAGTCTCAGCCGCCAGGGCGGAAACCTTTGACTCGATCGCAGCAGTCATCAATCACGAAGCGATCTCCTGTTACGATATTCAGCGTGAGACCAACGATGCGCTTAAACAGCTGAAAGCCAGCGGTGCTGAGCAACAGGCCTCACGCGCAGAGATAGGCCGCCGCATTCTGGAGAGCAAAATCGTCAATACCCTCCAGCAGCAGGAAGCAGCCAAGCTTGAACTCACTGTAAGCCATGAAGAGGTTGAGCAGGCCGTTCAGAATACAGAGCGCCAGAACAATCTGATGCCGGGCCAGCTTGAACAAGCACTCGCCATGCAGGGCATGGATTTTGACGAATACAAAAACAAACTTCGGGATCAGATTCTGGTCGGTAAGCTGATTAATGTTGCTGTGCGAAGTAAAGTAAACATCAGTGAAGAAGCACTACGCGAATACCACCGTAAACACCTGGCCAATCCAAAACCACGTAGGGAAGTGCAGCTGGCCCAGATATTCATCCCTCTATCCAGTGAGCCATCTCCTGCAGAGGTCACCCTTGCTCGCAACAAAGCACACGACATCCATGCTCAGCTATCCGCCGGAAAGGCGTTCAGGCAGCTGGTGGCACTTTACTCCGAGTCTCCAGAGCGCCAGCAGGACGGCATCATGGGCTGGTTCATGGAAGGCGGTATTTCTCAGCGTTTCACCCCTGCACTGGAGCTGCCTATTGGTGCTGTTACTCACCCCATAAGGTCCCCTTCTGGCTTCCATATTCTTAAAGCAGTGCAAGAGCGCTGGAAGGAGCCCGAAGCTACAGGCGAAAGCTATGACGAGGTCCATGCCAGGCACATTCTGCTTCAGATCCCCTCCTTCAGTGATGACAAAACACGTTTAAAGATTCGCCAGCGTGCGGAGAGAATTGCCGTTGCGATGAACGGTGCCAGCGACGAGGAGTTCATCGCTCGTGCCAAGGAGTCCTCACAAGGCCCCAGCGCCAGCCAGGGTGGTGATCTCGGCTGGTTCCGACGTGGTATGATGGTTCCTGTCTTTGAGGAGAGTGCCTTTGCGCTTAATGCAGGAGAAACCAGTGGTGTTGTCGAGTCCAGCTTTGGACTTCACATTATACGCACCGTTGCCAAAAGACATGTTGACCCGAACTCACTGGAGGCTCACCGGGATAATATCACGCAGATTTTGACCAATGTTGATATGCAGGAGAGGCTTCCCCGCTGGATTGAAGGACTGAAGTCCAGCGCCAATATCGAAATCCGGGACTGCAGCAGCCTTGACGCCCTGCCGCTGCCAGCCGAGCCAAAATCTCCAACTCAGAAATCTGCGCAGGATGCTCCTGGCACCACTGAAAAATAGCGCACGCCGATGAAGCCTTATTTAATTACTGTCGGAGAACCTGCCGGCATTGGCCCGGACTGCATCATCCGCGCCCTGTCAGACACCCCTTCGGCTTTTCAGGACTGTATTGTTGTCTCCCCATCCTGCTGGTTGGAGGAGCGCGCTAAAAGTATCAATATAAAGCTAAGCTTCAAAGAGTTTTTCTCTTTAAGTGAAGCTGAGAAATATGAAACTGAGCAACACCAAATACGATGCTGGAACCCTCTTGCCAGCACCCCATGCGGCCCAGTCACTGCTGGAGCACCTTCGCCATCCACAGCTCTGGCGGTCATTCAATGTATAGAGAGTGCGACAATAGCGTGCCTGAATGACCGGGCCGCTGCGCTGGTGACCGGCCCGATCGAGAAGGCAATCCTGAAAGCCCAAGGGTTTCAATTCCCTGGCCACACCGAATTCCTCGCCCACCTCTCCCGTCCGCAAGAGTTACACGAAACAGACCCAATAGATTTTGTCATGATGCTGGCATCAGAAACGTTGCGTGTTGCGCTGCTCACCACCCACATGGCACTCAGCAAGGTCCCGGGCTCACTCTCCATTCAGGCGACCCTCGACTGCCTGCGCATTGTCCACCATGACCTGAAAGAACGCTTCGGCATTACTGAGCCCAGGATTGGGTTATGCGGACTTAACCCTCATGCTGGCGAGCAGGGTCACTTTGGCAGTGAGGAGCTGGAGATTCTCGGGCCAGCAGCATCTATTGCCACCTCAGAAGGGATCAATGTCTCCGGCCCTTTTCCTGCTGATACCCTTTTCTCTGCAACCAACAGGAAAAACTTCGATGCCATTGTATGCTGCTACCATGATCAAGCTCTGATTCCGATCAAAGCCTTAAGCTTTGGCGATGCAGTTAATATCACGCTCGGCCTGCCATTTGTACGAACCAGTGTCGATCACGGCACTGCGCTTGACCTTGTCGGCAAGGAGAACGTATCTTCATCAAGTCTTCTCGCCGCCATTGCCATGGCCAAGAGAATGACTCGTCACGCATAAACGCAGGAGGTGGATATGCAGATCAATGAACTTGCAGGCCAGCTGCTACTAGCCACCCCATCCCTGCATGATCCCAGCTTTGCCGATACAGTCGTGCTCGTATGCCATCATGATGGTGAAGGCGGCATGGGATTGATTATCAATCGCCCGCAGCAGATCACTGTTCCCGATGTCCTTGAAGACCTCGGCATTGAAATTGAAGGGGAAACTCCGTCGAATGCAGCAGAAGAGGCAGGGATTCAGCATGTTTTTGAAGGAGGGCCTGTAGATTCATTTCGTGGCTTTGTGCTGCATGACAGCTGGCATATTTACGAATCGACCATGCAGATATCTGAAGAGCTGAACCTGACCTCATCCCGTGATGTACTGGAAGAGCTGGCACGCGGCGAAGGCCCCGAACACTACATGCTTATCCTCGGCTATGCGGGCTGGGGAGCAGGGCAACTCGAACAGGAGCTGACTGACAATGACTGGCTTATTGCACCTTCCAGCCGCCATATTGTTTTTCAGGAGCCTCCGGAGCAGCGATGGGCATTTGGCGCACGTTGCATGGGCATTGATCGCCGGGAGCAACTCTCAGATCAGATCGGCCACGCCTAGATTCTGCCCCTATTCTGAAACTCAGCCCGCCTTTTCTATAATCGAGTCGTCAGCAAACCCTCGTATTTATCGCCTGCACCAATGCATTACCAACACTCTGCATCAACTCCTCATCGGAGGCCTCAACCATGATACGCAATTTCGGCTCAGTGCCTGACATGCGAACATTTACTCGCCCCTCACTGCCAAGACTCTCTTCAGCATCACGGATGAGTGCCTGAACCTGGGTATCAGCCAGCACATCCCGGCGTTCAGGCATGACAATATTCCACAGCTTCTGGGGGAATAGCTCCATGCCCGCAGCCATCTCCGAGAGCTGTTTCTGCTGTTCGGTCATCGCCGTAAGCAGCTGCAGCGCTGTCATCAGGCCATCACCGGTCGTATTGTGGTCAAGCAGGATCATATGGCCGGACTGTTCACCACCAAGATTGCATCCTTTATCGCGCATCATCTCCAGCACATAGCGGTCACCCACATCGGCCCGGAACATCTCCAGCCCCATGGAACCAAGATATCTCTCAAGCCCCATATTGCTCATGAGGGTGGTTACAACCCCGCCGCCACTCAGCTGTCCGTGACGATGTTCGTGCTCGGCAAGGATTGCTATCACACGGTCACCGTCGATAATCTGCCCATTCTGATCACAGGCGATCAGGCGGTCCGCATCACCATCAAGAGCCAGCCCCACATCTGCCCCGCTCTCTACCACACGGCGTATCATGTGCTCTGGATAGGTTGATCCGCACTCCCGATTGATATTATAACCATCCGGCTCGACGTGCATGCTGATCACATTGCACCCCAGTTCATGCAATATCCGGGGTGCAACGTCATAGGCTGCGCCATTGGCGCAGTCGACAACGACCTTCAAGCCATCAAGGCGCAGCCCTTTAGGCAAGGAGCCTTTGAGGAACTCTATGTAACGGCCACGTGCATCATCGACACGCGCAGCCTTACCGATCTCCAATGCAGGCGGCAGTGGTGGCAGTGCATCCAGACACGCCTCAATCTCAAGCTCCACCTCATCAGGCAGCTTGAAGCCATCTGCGGCAAAGAACTTTATGCCATTATCGCCAGCGGGATTATGCGATGCGGAGAGCATCACACCCGCATCAGCCCTGAGGCTGCGGGTCAGGTAGGCCACTGCAGGGGTCGGAACCGGCCCAACCAGCAACACATTCATTCCCTGAGCAGTCAATCCGGCACAAAGTGCTGATTCAATCATATAACCGGAAAGGCGCGTGTCCTTACCGATAAGAATATGCGGCTTATGATCCAGATGACGGGTAAGCACATGACCCGCAGCACGACCCAAAGAGAGGGAAAATTCAGCAGTCATCGGCGTCTTGTTTACGGTTCCCCGCACACCGTCGGTTCCAAAGTAACGCCTCATTTCTTTCCTCCAGTTAAGTCATTGGGAATCACAGGTGCCTCTATTTGAAGAAGCTCACCCTTCACTTCAATCTCTACCTTGCTGTCCACCAGCCGAATAGCTTTACCGGACGGGCTCTCAACACCCGTTTTCACTCTGAACAATCCGTTCTTTAACTCTGGCCTGATCGGAGTGGTTTCAACCTTACTCAAGCTGTCCAGCCACACTTCCGGCCCTGCCAACTCAACCTCAATGGGCACAATTGAGACCAGCCTCACCTTCCAGCCTTCAGGCAGCTCAAAGTGGGCATGCAGTGGCATTGAGCGCGTGATGACCCTGTCCACCTGCAGCTCAATCCGGTCAGGCTGCACCTTCTCAATACGCACACCTGCAGGCACCGCCAGTGCTGTCAGCTGAAGAGACCTAGCCACAACACCCGGCGTTGTAATATCGGAGACATCCAGTGGCATGGTTAACGCCTTCTGGCGCAGATCCTTCAACCGGCTCTGTAGCCCTTTAACCGTCACGCGGACATGATCAGGCAGGTCGTTTACAATCACCATGTCAGCAGGCAGTCCCTCAACCTGCAACGGAACTTCAAGGCTTGCAGAGCCTTCACCCTGGCCATGCACCTGCAGCCATAGCGCAACAGAAATAATCATTGCCCAGAGATGCAGCTTATAACTGCGCAAGAACCCCATTAAGACCATCAGGCTTTACCCACACTCTGGCCAGGAGCAGCCGCTACAGAGGAGAGCTTCATGTTAAGTGCCTGGCGCATCTCAAGGCTGCTCATTGCAGCACCGATCTGCCCCCCTTCAACCAGATGCACCTGTCCTCTCTCCTCGGAGACAACGACAACAAGAGCATCTGTCTCCTCGGAAAGCCCAACTGCTGCGCGGTGGCGTGTGCCATAATCACCAGGCACGGCATTGGCCTGGGCCAGTGGCAACAGAACACGTGCAGCTACAATGCGACCGCCATGTGCATCCCTGCAGACAATCACGGCACCATCATGCATCGGCGCATCAGGACAGAACAGCGCCTGAACAATGTCGGGACGAAGCGGCGCATCCAGCTCCACACCCGACTCAAAAAGGTGCCGCAACCCGGTCTCACGCTCAATCACTATCAAGCCACCCCAGCCACGATGCACCAGAGAAAAGGCAGACTCAACAAGTGCCTCAAGTACCTCATCTGTTGCCAGGCTTGTCGAGGCAAGCGGATTTGCCGCCACACGCATCAGTGCACGACGAATCTCTTGCTGAAACAGAACGACAAGAATCACCATAAATGCTGAGAAAAAGTGGCCGAACATCCACTCGACGGTAAACAGACCAAAGGCACGAGCCAGCTGATAGGTCAGCGCCACAATGGCAATGCCGATCAGCATCTGGACGGCGCGCGTCCCCCGAATCAGGCGCAGGAAAAAGTAGACGACGACGGCAACCACTGAAACATCCAGCAGGTCTACAAGTCCAAATTGCCAGCTATCCATTTGTTCGAACATCCATCGCTTCCATATCCCTCAGAATAGATGCATCAGGGCCGGTTGCAAGCGTGGAAAGCGCAGATGCCATCCTGATTGCTCTTGCCTGCAGAGAAACATCATGTACTCGCACAATGTCAGTGCCCTGCAGGATACCAATGGCTCCGGCCACTGCAGTTTCGATCTCCCGATCTTCGACAGGACTACCGGTTAGCTGCCCTATAAACGATTTGCGCGACACACCGAGAAGAACAGGCATAGAGAAGCGCCTTTTGAACTCGGAGATCCCCCGAATCAAAGCCAGATTATCTTCCAGACGCTTGCCAAACCCGATCCCCGGATCAAGCAGGATCGATGATTCAGCAACACCTGCCTTCAGACAGGATTCAATCCGCTGCTCAAAAAAAAGAGCAACCTCATCAAGCACACCACTGTATTTGGGGTTCTGCTGCATTGTTTCAGGGGCTCCCTGCATATGCATCAGACATACATCCACACCGCTCTCAGCAACCACCCGCAAGCTATCTGCATCATGGATCAGGGCGGAAACATCGTTGACCATCCCAGCGCCCGCCTCAACGGCCTGAGACATCACCTCAGCCTTCATGGTATCGATAGAGACAAGACAGCCGGCCGCTACCAGCCCCTTTACAACCGGAATCACCCGCTGCAGCTCATCCTCAAGCGCCACCGGCCTGGAGCCCGGCCGGGTCGATTCGCCACCGACATCAACAATGGCAGCACCAGAGGCCTTCATAGTCAGACCATGCGTTACAGCCTTTTCCACATCAACGAAGCTACCTCCGTCCGAAAACGAATCGGGGGTGCAATTAAGCACCCCCATAATCCAAACATCACCATTGGCAGGACGTTGCCAGCGCGAAGTCATTAGCTCGCCTGTCCAGCCTCACCGTCGGACGGCTTGCTCTCTTTGCTATCCTCACCAATATCCACCTTGGCAGATGGCTCATGTGGTGGCGCCTTCGGAGATGAGGGTTTCTGCTCAAACTCCTTGATCAGCAAAGGCTCTTTGCCCTCCATGATGCGATCAATGTCGGTCGTATCAAGGGTCTCATATTTGATCAACCCCTTAGCCAGCAGGTGCAGCTGATCCATATGATCTTCGAGAATCTTCTTGGCACGGTTGTAGTTCTCTTCAATCAACTGGCGCACCACGATATCGATCTTGCGCGCAGTCTCTTCCGAGATATTGGTCTGACGGGTGATTTCACGCCCCAGGAACGGCTCATGTTCACGCTCACCGTAGACCATCGGCCCCATTTCATCCGACATGCCCCACTGGGTCACCATGTTGCGAGCCAGCTGTGTTGCTCGCTCGAAATCATTGGATGCGCCGGTAGTCATCTGCCCCAATACCAGCTCTTCACCAAGGCGCCCACCCATCATAATGGAGATCTGGTCACGCAGGTACTCCCTATCATGGTTGAACTTATCCTCCTCCGGCATCTGCATGGTAATACCCAATGCCTGACCACGAGGAATAATGCTCACCTTATGCACCGGGTCTGCATGTTTCAGGTACTTGGCCACCAGCGTGTGCCCAGCCTCATGGTATGCCGTCGTTTCCTTCTGATCATCGGAGATCAACATGGAGCGACGTTCAGTTCCCATCATTACCTTATCTTTTGCCGTTTCAAAATCGGCACGAGTCACCTTATCACGATCAAAGCGGGCAGCATTCAACGCCGCCTCATTGACCAAGTTGGCCAGATCCGCACCCGAGAAGCCAGGCGTACCACGCGCCAGCTCTTTGGTATCAACATCACTGGAGAGTGGAACCTTGCGCATATGAACCTTCAGGATCTGGTCGCGACCCAGCAGATCCGGACGCGGCACAACAACCTGACGGTCGAAACGACCCGGGCGCAGCAGTGCTGGATCGAGTACATCAGGACGGTTGGTAGCAGCTACCAGAATAACTCCTTCATTGGATTCAAAGCCATCCATCTCAACCAGCATCTGATTCAATGTCTGCTCGCGCTCATCATTACCACCACCGATACCAGCGCCGCGATGACGGCCCATGGCATCAATCTCATCCACAAAGATAATACATGGAGCACTTTTCTTGGCCTGCTCGAACATATCACGCACACGTGAGGCGCCCACACCAACAAACATCTCCACAAAGTCTGAGCCTGAGATTGAGTAAAATGGCACCTCTGCTTCACCGGCAATAGCGCGCGCCAGCAAGGTTTTACCTGTACCCGGAGGGCCCACCAGCAATACGCCTTTAGGAATCTTTCCACCCAGCCTGGTGAATTTGGAAGGATCGCGCAGGAATTCGATCACCTCTGTGACCTCCTGCTTGGCTTCATCACAACCAGCAACATCTTCAAAGGTTACCCGGGCAGTATTCTCATTGAGCAGCTTGGCCTTGCTCTTGCCGAAACCCATAGCGCCGCCTTTGCCGCCACCCTGCATCTGGCGCATAAAGAAGACCCAGACAGCAATCAGCAGCAGCATAGGGAACCAGGAGATAAGCACCGAAAGAATAAATGGCACCTCATCCTCAGCTTTCACATTTACCACAACATGCTGATCGATCAGGCGCTGGGTAAGCGCTGGATCGTTTGCGGGAATGGTTACATCGTAATTTTTCAACTCACCAGAGTTGTCACGATACTGGCCGATAGCCTGATTTTCTCTAAGGTTGGCCGACTCGACCATGCCCTTATCCACCTTTTCGATAAAGGTAGAGTAAGCCATTTTGTTTGCCTTCGTCATTGGCGCCGAAAACATGTTGAACAGGCTCATCATCGTCACACCAATAACCAGCCACAGTATTAAATTCTTACTCATTCAATCTATCCTTTTTATCCCAT comes from Mariprofundus aestuarium and encodes:
- the ftsH gene encoding ATP-dependent zinc metalloprotease FtsH; protein product: MSKNLILWLVIGVTMMSLFNMFSAPMTKANKMAYSTFIEKVDKGMVESANLRENQAIGQYRDNSGELKNYDVTIPANDPALTQRLIDQHVVVNVKAEDEVPFILSVLISWFPMLLLIAVWVFFMRQMQGGGKGGAMGFGKSKAKLLNENTARVTFEDVAGCDEAKQEVTEVIEFLRDPSKFTRLGGKIPKGVLLVGPPGTGKTLLARAIAGEAEVPFYSISGSDFVEMFVGVGASRVRDMFEQAKKSAPCIIFVDEIDAMGRHRGAGIGGGNDEREQTLNQMLVEMDGFESNEGVILVAATNRPDVLDPALLRPGRFDRQVVVPRPDLLGRDQILKVHMRKVPLSSDVDTKELARGTPGFSGADLANLVNEAALNAARFDRDKVTRADFETAKDKVMMGTERRSMLISDDQKETTAYHEAGHTLVAKYLKHADPVHKVSIIPRGQALGITMQMPEEDKFNHDREYLRDQISIMMGGRLGEELVLGQMTTGASNDFERATQLARNMVTQWGMSDEMGPMVYGEREHEPFLGREITRQTNISEETARKIDIVVRQLIEENYNRAKKILEDHMDQLHLLAKGLIKYETLDTTDIDRIMEGKEPLLIKEFEQKPSSPKAPPHEPSAKVDIGEDSKESKPSDGEAGQAS
- the folP gene encoding dihydropteroate synthase, encoding MTSRWQRPANGDVWIMGVLNCTPDSFSDGGSFVDVEKAVTHGLTMKASGAAIVDVGGESTRPGSRPVALEDELQRVIPVVKGLVAAGCLVSIDTMKAEVMSQAVEAGAGMVNDVSALIHDADSLRVVAESGVDVCLMHMQGAPETMQQNPKYSGVLDEVALFFEQRIESCLKAGVAESSILLDPGIGFGKRLEDNLALIRGISEFKRRFSMPVLLGVSRKSFIGQLTGSPVEDREIETAVAGAIGILQGTDIVRVHDVSLQARAIRMASALSTLATGPDASILRDMEAMDVRTNG
- a CDS encoding diadenylate cyclase; the protein is MFEQMDSWQFGLVDLLDVSVVAVVVYFFLRLIRGTRAVQMLIGIAIVALTYQLARAFGLFTVEWMFGHFFSAFMVILVVLFQQEIRRALMRVAANPLASTSLATDEVLEALVESAFSLVHRGWGGLIVIERETGLRHLFESGVELDAPLRPDIVQALFCPDAPMHDGAVIVCRDAHGGRIVAARVLLPLAQANAVPGDYGTRHRAAVGLSEETDALVVVVSEERGQVHLVEGGQIGAAMSSLEMRQALNMKLSSVAAAPGQSVGKA
- a CDS encoding peptidylprolyl isomerase, with the translated sequence MRFTILLTAILMTVSAARAETFDSIAAVINHEAISCYDIQRETNDALKQLKASGAEQQASRAEIGRRILESKIVNTLQQQEAAKLELTVSHEEVEQAVQNTERQNNLMPGQLEQALAMQGMDFDEYKNKLRDQILVGKLINVAVRSKVNISEEALREYHRKHLANPKPRREVQLAQIFIPLSSEPSPAEVTLARNKAHDIHAQLSAGKAFRQLVALYSESPERQQDGIMGWFMEGGISQRFTPALELPIGAVTHPIRSPSGFHILKAVQERWKEPEATGESYDEVHARHILLQIPSFSDDKTRLKIRQRAERIAVAMNGASDEEFIARAKESSQGPSASQGGDLGWFRRGMMVPVFEESAFALNAGETSGVVESSFGLHIIRTVAKRHVDPNSLEAHRDNITQILTNVDMQERLPRWIEGLKSSANIEIRDCSSLDALPLPAEPKSPTQKSAQDAPGTTEK
- the glmM gene encoding phosphoglucosamine mutase — encoded protein: MRRYFGTDGVRGTVNKTPMTAEFSLSLGRAAGHVLTRHLDHKPHILIGKDTRLSGYMIESALCAGLTAQGMNVLLVGPVPTPAVAYLTRSLRADAGVMLSASHNPAGDNGIKFFAADGFKLPDEVELEIEACLDALPPLPPALEIGKAARVDDARGRYIEFLKGSLPKGLRLDGLKVVVDCANGAAYDVAPRILHELGCNVISMHVEPDGYNINRECGSTYPEHMIRRVVESGADVGLALDGDADRLIACDQNGQIIDGDRVIAILAEHEHRHGQLSGGGVVTTLMSNMGLERYLGSMGLEMFRADVGDRYVLEMMRDKGCNLGGEQSGHMILLDHNTTGDGLMTALQLLTAMTEQQKQLSEMAAGMELFPQKLWNIVMPERRDVLADTQVQALIRDAEESLGSEGRVNVRMSGTEPKLRIMVEASDEELMQSVGNALVQAINTRVC
- a CDS encoding YqgE/AlgH family protein; the encoded protein is MQINELAGQLLLATPSLHDPSFADTVVLVCHHDGEGGMGLIINRPQQITVPDVLEDLGIEIEGETPSNAAEEAGIQHVFEGGPVDSFRGFVLHDSWHIYESTMQISEELNLTSSRDVLEELARGEGPEHYMLILGYAGWGAGQLEQELTDNDWLIAPSSRHIVFQEPPEQRWAFGARCMGIDRREQLSDQIGHA
- the pdxA gene encoding 4-hydroxythreonine-4-phosphate dehydrogenase PdxA, whose translation is MKPYLITVGEPAGIGPDCIIRALSDTPSAFQDCIVVSPSCWLEERAKSINIKLSFKEFFSLSEAEKYETEQHQIRCWNPLASTPCGPVTAGAPSPSTALAVIQCIESATIACLNDRAAALVTGPIEKAILKAQGFQFPGHTEFLAHLSRPQELHETDPIDFVMMLASETLRVALLTTHMALSKVPGSLSIQATLDCLRIVHHDLKERFGITEPRIGLCGLNPHAGEQGHFGSEELEILGPAASIATSEGINVSGPFPADTLFSATNRKNFDAIVCCYHDQALIPIKALSFGDAVNITLGLPFVRTSVDHGTALDLVGKENVSSSSLLAAIAMAKRMTRHA
- a CDS encoding YbbR-like domain-containing protein; protein product: MIISVALWLQVHGQGEGSASLEVPLQVEGLPADMVIVNDLPDHVRVTVKGLQSRLKDLRQKALTMPLDVSDITTPGVVARSLQLTALAVPAGVRIEKVQPDRIELQVDRVITRSMPLHAHFELPEGWKVRLVSIVPIEVELAGPEVWLDSLSKVETTPIRPELKNGLFRVKTGVESPSGKAIRLVDSKVEIEVKGELLQIEAPVIPNDLTGGKK